In a genomic window of Glycine max cultivar Williams 82 chromosome 13, Glycine_max_v4.0, whole genome shotgun sequence:
- the LOC100305441 gene encoding protein kinase isoform X2, with protein sequence MNMKVVVSMENEKKCGCWAVLKRGVRATETRYLNASNRELCPPNEARLSSDNPDPPPQEKKVPCQLLQFTFQELKAATGNFRPDSILGEGGFGYVFKGWIEEDGTAPAKPGSGITVAVKSLKPDGLQGHREWVAEVDFLGQLHHPNLVKLIGYCIEDDQRLLVYEFMTRGSLENHLFRRTVPLPWSNRIKIALGAAKGLAFLHNGPEPVIYRDFKTSNILLDTEYNAKLSDFGLAKAGPQGDKTHVSTRVVGTYGYAAPEYVMTGHLTAKSDVYSFGVVLLEILTGRRSMDKKRPSGEQNLVSWARPYLADKRKLYQLVDPRLELNYSLKGVQKISQLAYNCLSRDPKSRPNMDEVMKALTPLQDFNDLAILSYHSRLSQQGRRKKKDGTPQITYTQSKSMRASPLNTGKQHR encoded by the exons ATGAATATGAAAGTTGTTGTGAGCATGGAGAACGAGAAGAAGTGCGGTTGCTGGGCTGTCCTCAAACGCGGCGTTAGAG CAACCGAGACAAGATACTTGAATGCTAGCAATCGAGAACTTTGTCCTCCAAATGAAGCTCGATTATCTTCTGATAATCCTGATCCCCCACCTCAAGAGAAAAAGGTTCCTTGCCAGCTCCTTCAATTTACATTTCAAGAACTAAAGGCTGCAACTGGAAATTTCAGACCTGATAGCATTCTTGGGGAGGGTGGCTTTGGTTATGTTTTCAAAGGTTGGATTGAGGAAGATGGAACGGCGCCAGCGAAACCCGGGTCAGGGATTACAGTGGCTGTCAAAAGCTTGAAGCCAGATGGCCTTCAAGGCCATAGAGAATGGGTG GCTGAAGTTGACTTTCTTGGACAGCTTCACCATCCTAACCTTGTGAAACTTATTGGTTATTGCATTGAAGATGATCAGCGGCTTCTTGTTTACGAGTTTATGACCCGTGGAAGTCTAGAAAATCATCTATTCAGAA GAACCGTACCTCTTCCGTGGTCCAACAGGATTAAGATTGCCCTTGGTGCAGCAAAAGGATTGGCCTTCCTCCATAATGGTCCCGAACCAGTCATTTATAGAGATTTTAAAACATCTAACATCTTGCTTGATACG GAGTATAATGCGAAGCTTTCAGATTTTGGTCTAGCAAAAGCAGGGCCTCAAGGAGACAAAACACATGTTTCTACCAGGGTAGTTGGAACTTATGGTTATGCTGCTCCAGAATATGTCATGACAG gACACTTGACAGCTAAAAGTGATGTTTATAGCTTTGGAGTTGTGTTACTTGAGATATTAACAGGAAGAAGATCAATGGACAAGAAGCGCCCGAGTGGGGAACAAAATCTTGTTTCATGGGCTAGGCCATACTTAGCTGACAAGCGAAAACTGTACCAACTCGTGGATCCTCGCCTTGAACTAAATTATTCTCTAAAAGGAGTGCAGAAGATTTCCCAGTTAGCTTATAATTGCCTTAGTAGAGACCCCAAATCCCGTCCTAACATGGATGAAGTTATGAAGGCTCTGACTCCATTGCAGGATTTTAATGACCTTGCAATCTTGTCTTATCACTCTCGCTTATCTCAACAAGGGAGGcggaagaagaaagatggaacTCCACAGATCACATACACACAATCCAAGAGCATGAGGGCTTCTCCCTTGAATACTGGCAAGCAGCATCGATGA
- the LOC100305441 gene encoding protein kinase isoform X1, translating to MNMKVVVSMENEKKCGCWAVLKRGVRGACKPSASRDSPNTIPRTSLVYDAATETRYLNASNRELCPPNEARLSSDNPDPPPQEKKVPCQLLQFTFQELKAATGNFRPDSILGEGGFGYVFKGWIEEDGTAPAKPGSGITVAVKSLKPDGLQGHREWVAEVDFLGQLHHPNLVKLIGYCIEDDQRLLVYEFMTRGSLENHLFRRTVPLPWSNRIKIALGAAKGLAFLHNGPEPVIYRDFKTSNILLDTEYNAKLSDFGLAKAGPQGDKTHVSTRVVGTYGYAAPEYVMTGHLTAKSDVYSFGVVLLEILTGRRSMDKKRPSGEQNLVSWARPYLADKRKLYQLVDPRLELNYSLKGVQKISQLAYNCLSRDPKSRPNMDEVMKALTPLQDFNDLAILSYHSRLSQQGRRKKKDGTPQITYTQSKSMRASPLNTGKQHR from the exons ATGAATATGAAAGTTGTTGTGAGCATGGAGAACGAGAAGAAGTGCGGTTGCTGGGCTGTCCTCAAACGCGGCGTTAGAGGTGCGTGCAAACCTTCAGCTTCCAGAGACTCTCCTAACACTATCCCTCGAACTAGTCTCGTTTATGATGCAG CAACCGAGACAAGATACTTGAATGCTAGCAATCGAGAACTTTGTCCTCCAAATGAAGCTCGATTATCTTCTGATAATCCTGATCCCCCACCTCAAGAGAAAAAGGTTCCTTGCCAGCTCCTTCAATTTACATTTCAAGAACTAAAGGCTGCAACTGGAAATTTCAGACCTGATAGCATTCTTGGGGAGGGTGGCTTTGGTTATGTTTTCAAAGGTTGGATTGAGGAAGATGGAACGGCGCCAGCGAAACCCGGGTCAGGGATTACAGTGGCTGTCAAAAGCTTGAAGCCAGATGGCCTTCAAGGCCATAGAGAATGGGTG GCTGAAGTTGACTTTCTTGGACAGCTTCACCATCCTAACCTTGTGAAACTTATTGGTTATTGCATTGAAGATGATCAGCGGCTTCTTGTTTACGAGTTTATGACCCGTGGAAGTCTAGAAAATCATCTATTCAGAA GAACCGTACCTCTTCCGTGGTCCAACAGGATTAAGATTGCCCTTGGTGCAGCAAAAGGATTGGCCTTCCTCCATAATGGTCCCGAACCAGTCATTTATAGAGATTTTAAAACATCTAACATCTTGCTTGATACG GAGTATAATGCGAAGCTTTCAGATTTTGGTCTAGCAAAAGCAGGGCCTCAAGGAGACAAAACACATGTTTCTACCAGGGTAGTTGGAACTTATGGTTATGCTGCTCCAGAATATGTCATGACAG gACACTTGACAGCTAAAAGTGATGTTTATAGCTTTGGAGTTGTGTTACTTGAGATATTAACAGGAAGAAGATCAATGGACAAGAAGCGCCCGAGTGGGGAACAAAATCTTGTTTCATGGGCTAGGCCATACTTAGCTGACAAGCGAAAACTGTACCAACTCGTGGATCCTCGCCTTGAACTAAATTATTCTCTAAAAGGAGTGCAGAAGATTTCCCAGTTAGCTTATAATTGCCTTAGTAGAGACCCCAAATCCCGTCCTAACATGGATGAAGTTATGAAGGCTCTGACTCCATTGCAGGATTTTAATGACCTTGCAATCTTGTCTTATCACTCTCGCTTATCTCAACAAGGGAGGcggaagaagaaagatggaacTCCACAGATCACATACACACAATCCAAGAGCATGAGGGCTTCTCCCTTGAATACTGGCAAGCAGCATCGATGA
- the LOC100305441 gene encoding protein kinase — protein MNMKVVVSMENEKKCGCWAVLKRGVRATETRYLNASNRELCPPNEARLSSDNPDPPPQEKKVPCQLLQFTFQELKAATGNFRPDSILGEGGFGYVFKGWIEEDGTAPAKPGSGITVAVKSLKPDGLQGHREWVAEVDFLGQLHHPNLVKLIGYCIEDDQRLLVYEFMTRGSLENHLFRMLILPIFEGTVPLPWSNRIKIALGAAKGLAFLHNGPEPVIYRDFKTSNILLDTEYNAKLSDFGLAKAGPQGDKTHVSTRVVGTYGYAAPEYVMTGHLTAKSDVYSFGVVLLEILTGRRSMDKKRPSGEQNLVSWARPYLADKRKLYQLVDPRLELNYSLKGVQKISQLAYNCLSRDPKSRPNMDEVMKALTPLQDFNDLAILSYHSRLSQQGRRKKKDGTPQITYTQSKSMRASPLNTGKQHR, from the exons ATGAATATGAAAGTTGTTGTGAGCATGGAGAACGAGAAGAAGTGCGGTTGCTGGGCTGTCCTCAAACGCGGCGTTAGAG CAACCGAGACAAGATACTTGAATGCTAGCAATCGAGAACTTTGTCCTCCAAATGAAGCTCGATTATCTTCTGATAATCCTGATCCCCCACCTCAAGAGAAAAAGGTTCCTTGCCAGCTCCTTCAATTTACATTTCAAGAACTAAAGGCTGCAACTGGAAATTTCAGACCTGATAGCATTCTTGGGGAGGGTGGCTTTGGTTATGTTTTCAAAGGTTGGATTGAGGAAGATGGAACGGCGCCAGCGAAACCCGGGTCAGGGATTACAGTGGCTGTCAAAAGCTTGAAGCCAGATGGCCTTCAAGGCCATAGAGAATGGGTG GCTGAAGTTGACTTTCTTGGACAGCTTCACCATCCTAACCTTGTGAAACTTATTGGTTATTGCATTGAAGATGATCAGCGGCTTCTTGTTTACGAGTTTATGACCCGTGGAAGTCTAGAAAATCATCTATTCAGAA TGCTGATTTTGCCTATATTTGAAGGAACCGTACCTCTTCCGTGGTCCAACAGGATTAAGATTGCCCTTGGTGCAGCAAAAGGATTGGCCTTCCTCCATAATGGTCCCGAACCAGTCATTTATAGAGATTTTAAAACATCTAACATCTTGCTTGATACG GAGTATAATGCGAAGCTTTCAGATTTTGGTCTAGCAAAAGCAGGGCCTCAAGGAGACAAAACACATGTTTCTACCAGGGTAGTTGGAACTTATGGTTATGCTGCTCCAGAATATGTCATGACAG gACACTTGACAGCTAAAAGTGATGTTTATAGCTTTGGAGTTGTGTTACTTGAGATATTAACAGGAAGAAGATCAATGGACAAGAAGCGCCCGAGTGGGGAACAAAATCTTGTTTCATGGGCTAGGCCATACTTAGCTGACAAGCGAAAACTGTACCAACTCGTGGATCCTCGCCTTGAACTAAATTATTCTCTAAAAGGAGTGCAGAAGATTTCCCAGTTAGCTTATAATTGCCTTAGTAGAGACCCCAAATCCCGTCCTAACATGGATGAAGTTATGAAGGCTCTGACTCCATTGCAGGATTTTAATGACCTTGCAATCTTGTCTTATCACTCTCGCTTATCTCAACAAGGGAGGcggaagaagaaagatggaacTCCACAGATCACATACACACAATCCAAGAGCATGAGGGCTTCTCCCTTGAATACTGGCAAGCAGCATCGATGA